CCCCTCAAAACTTTTAACTTTAGTGTGCCTCCGCACACTTTGTTTGAGTAGCCCCGACTTCAGTCGAAGGGCATCTGTGATTCATACAAGTGAGCTACTACTCGCCCCTCGCTCCTTTATTAAAAACTACCTAACTCAACCGTATAAGTCACACTCAAAAATAAGTTATCAAAATCAACATTTGGATCAGAAGAACCACCAAGTGTTACTCCTGCTTGAAGATTAAATTGGCTTTCACGCGAGGCTGCATAAGTTAAGCGTCCGAGTATGCGGTGAAATTGATCTTCGCGATCGCGCTGTGTAAAGTTTGATAGGGCAAACTGGTAGTCAAGACCAACTAAGAAGTTGTTTTGTAAGTTGTAGCTTAAGGAAACAAGTAAAGAGTTGATGATTCGACTACGAGTTTCAGGATTAGCATCCGTCAGACGTAACTCGTATAAGCTATCTAATCGCAAATCGTTTGTTAAGCGATCGCGCCGTCGCAGCACAAAGCGGAGGGCATTTTCATTCAAAAAGCGATTTCCTGACTCTGAACGAAATAACTGCTGGTTAATCACACCGATTTCGCCAAACATTTGAGGTGAAAGTCTTTGACGAATTCCTGCTCTTGCGCGGAACTGATTGTAATTAGATGTAGATTGTTCAAGGTAACGAATCAAACTGCCATCAATTGCAGCAATCAGATCAGTATTCTCTCCTAACTTCGGCGTCGTAATTAAAGTGACACCTGACGAGAGTAAACCACCTGGGATACGACCTGGATCTACTCCAGAGAATATATTATTTGTTTGGAAGTAACCAACTTGAGCGAACAGGGAGCCTAACTGAGGTGATGGTGGTGGAGGTGCAGCGAATTCTGGTGGTGTTGGCTGTCGCTCTAATTCTCGGATTCGTAATATACCTAGATCTGAATCTATCTGTGGCGATCGCCTTTTAATTTCGCGGATACGCAATCTTCCTAGTTCATCAGTATCTGATTGCGATCGCCCTTCTAATTCGCGCAGACGTAATTCACCTAATTCTCCATCAACTTGTATCGGTAGTGGCTGTTGTGTACCCTGTGCTATTTGTAGGTGGTGAGATGTGGGAGAAACTAAGTTGTATTTGCAATCCTGTTCATTTAACTTTTGCTGTGATGCATAGGAAGTAGACAGGGATAGTTCAATATTGGTTTGTTTTTGTTGTTCATCAAGGAACTCTGTAGCAGCCTCAGACGTCAAACTATATCCATAACTTAAGTTAAATAAATTTGACTGCTCGAATGCATTGTTTGCTGGAATCCTCAAATTTCCTACTAAATGTAAGTTGTCTTTTTCAACAAGCTGCTTTTGAAAATCAATTGGTGTGATAAAGTGTTGTGATTTTGTTGTATCTTGATTGTTGGCAATTCGGCACTCGGAAGAAGTTACAGCCTTTTCCGGATAGAGTAGTGAATCTATTGTAGAAATGCATGAGAAGTCCTCTTTGTTTTCTCGATGCATTGAGGATATTGCTGATACAGAAATGTCTTTTATCTCACAATTGCTTTGAGGAGCGGCAACAACTATAATAGAATGAATCGAAAATAGGATAGTGCTATTAGCAGTGAAGATAATCCACATAAATAGCTTTCGCCATGAGGCTTGTAAGAGATTTTGCCCACACAAACTTTGAGGTGAGCCAGAGAGTTTCTTAAGCCAAGGCTTCGTAATAGTAGCTTTAAAAATAAGTTTTTTCACAGTATATAATTATACACAAAATCTGTTGAATACAAAATAGTTATAAAAAATTTACACATCAGATAGTTGTTTTTAGATCCAAAAAATTTTATCCAAGCGTAATATTATTTAAACCGAATCTTGCTTAGACAAAAAAAATGTTCCTTATTATTACTAGAAGAGTGAAGTTTAAAAACTAGCTGATTAAAATGAGTAGATGAAATTTAATTCTGAGAAATTTGCTATTTTAATGGCTTCTGCAACGATGTAATTTGGCATGATGAAACTTGGAAATCAGAAACTGCGTTTGATTGCTTTGGCACTTGTTCACCCTTTTTAGGCACTAAAAGCCATGTCTCGCAAGTTCGTCCTTATCCTTACCTTTGTTTTTTGGAGCATGACGCTGCCAATAGCTAAGAAGGCTAGTGCTGAAACTACTTTGACACGAGCCGTCGTGCAAAACATACGTAACCTTGTGCGCCTGCTACCACAAAATCGCACACCACGCCCAGCACGATTGTCAGATGCAATTCAACCTGGAGATGCATTGTCTACGGGTCGTTCTTCGTTGGCAGAATTACGTTTCAATGATGGCTCCTTAGCAAGGGTTGGAGAACAAGCAGTATTCCGCTTCATCGCAAAAACGCGCAGATTTAGATTATCAAATGGAACAGTACTATTGCTCATTCCTCCAGGAAGAGGAGTAACAGGTATTCAAACACCAAATGCAGCTGCAGCAATCAGAGGCTCGGCATTATTTGTACGCTACATACCCGATACTGACACAACAATTGTTGGAGCTTTAACAGATAGCAATATTGAAGTTTTCAACCAAACTGCTTCTCAAAGCGAAGTCCTTGAAGCTGGACAAATGGCAGTTGTCGTTAACGATAGAATTGAGCAACTGTTCGAGTTCGATCTAAATACTTTTTACGAAACGAGCGATCTAGTACAGCAACTGAATTTAAATCGACCAAATACTAACCCATCAGCTGATCCTGCATTGTCTAGTGTTCAAGCAGAAACTGCTGCAGCTGCCGCTTCAAAGCAGCCCGTGAGAGGTGAAGGAGTCGTTGAAAATCCATCATTTGTTCAGTCTCCTAGTAATTCAGCTAGAGACACTCAACAAACTCAAGGTAACAATACCTCTACAACACCATCACCCACTGAAAGCACACCAAGCAGTACAACTAACCCTACAAATGGAGGTAGCAATAATCAGCCGCCTGATAACGCAGTGAGAGACGGCACAACTCCAGTAGGTAATACAACACCGCCTAGTTCTTCTATTGATGATGCTGAACCAGTAACACCACCGCTAGAAAATGATACACCAACAACTGGTGGAACATCTAACAATACCCAATCTCCTACAACTCCACCCACAACTGAAGATAATACACCACCAACAACAGAGGAGACTCCTACTACACCACCAACTGAGCCTGTTGATAACACGCCAATAGAACCACCAGTTGACAACACGCCAACTGAACCAACTGAGCCTATCGATAACACCCCAACTGAGCCTGTTGATAATACGCCAATAGAACCACCAGTTGACAATACGCCAACTGAACCACCAGTTGATAACACGCCAACTGAACCACCAGTTGATAACACGCCAACTGAACCACCAGTTGATAACACGCCAACTGAACCAACTGAGCCTATCGATAACACCCCAACTGAGCCTGTTGATAATACGCCAATAGAACCACCAGTTGATAACACGCCAATAGAACCACCAGTTGACAACACGCCAACT
This genomic interval from Gloeocapsopsis sp. IPPAS B-1203 contains the following:
- a CDS encoding FecR family protein — encoded protein: MSRKFVLILTFVFWSMTLPIAKKASAETTLTRAVVQNIRNLVRLLPQNRTPRPARLSDAIQPGDALSTGRSSLAELRFNDGSLARVGEQAVFRFIAKTRRFRLSNGTVLLLIPPGRGVTGIQTPNAAAAIRGSALFVRYIPDTDTTIVGALTDSNIEVFNQTASQSEVLEAGQMAVVVNDRIEQLFEFDLNTFYETSDLVQQLNLNRPNTNPSADPALSSVQAETAAAAASKQPVRGEGVVENPSFVQSPSNSARDTQQTQGNNTSTTPSPTESTPSSTTNPTNGGSNNQPPDNAVRDGTTPVGNTTPPSSSIDDAEPVTPPLENDTPTTGGTSNNTQSPTTPPTTEDNTPPTTEETPTTPPTEPVDNTPIEPPVDNTPTEPTEPIDNTPTEPVDNTPIEPPVDNTPTEPPVDNTPTEPPVDNTPTEPPVDNTPTEPTEPIDNTPTEPVDNTPIEPPVDNTPIEPPVDNTPT